In the genome of Candoia aspera isolate rCanAsp1 chromosome 4, rCanAsp1.hap2, whole genome shotgun sequence, the window TTGTGTATGCCTAGAATATGTACTTTATTGTGCTGATTCTGAAAAGAACAATTACCATGATTAATCTGAATTCAAggacattcatattttaaattgtttcctGGCATGTAATAATATTAATTcctttaaataaaggaacaatctTGCCCCCTCCAGGTACTTCCATTCAATCCACCTCTCACAaatctcttgttcttttctttcaacCAACCTTATTCCAGTTGTTCTAACCCTCCCATTTATTGTCACCTTCCCAATGACCTCATTTCACCTTCCTAATACTTTCTTCCTATCTTCTTTCCTCCCAACTTTAGTCATCAGTTCTCAGACTCCCCAATCTCCTCCAACCCTATGGATCTGCCACTACCACAGTTTCTAATCACTAACTGAAACTGAAAATTAAACTAGTCATTATTCTACTCTACTTCATTCTACTCTCCAAATGACCATTGTTCACAGAAGGCAACTAACATGCCCCCTGAATCTAAAAAAATCTTCCCAGAGAATCCTCAGGCTCAGGAACCTGTTGCTAGCTTTAAAGATTGCTGTTTGGAAAGATCTTTATAATCTGATTTAATACCAGCATAGAATTGAATCATATTCTGTCAGGAATCTTTAGATACATTCTGTATCTTTAAATCACAGTCTCCTTAAAATGATGGCTCTGTGCAGATGACTTTAAAAGACATCTAACAGCAGTATCACTTTAAATGTAAGTGATAATTGGCTTTTTAGCTGaaatatcatttttctttcttccatgtatactcttctcttgtgtttttgtTCAGAATTCATAAGGGGTGCCCAATCTTTAACTGAAGTGGatatgttgttattatttgatATTTGCTTTACATAGGGCCTAATCATGGCATGTTATTGagcatttcagttttatttcaacAAGCATTCGGTTAAAAAGCTACTGTGAATATTTGTATTAGTTCAATCAGAGTTTACTTTAAAGGAGAATAGACAAATTCATGGGGGATGAAGTCATCAATGACTAATCATGTGGTTATACATTAGTACTAAGATGTAAATGTTATATGCCTTTCAATGCTATTTGTCAAAGAACATGAACAGGAAGTGCACTTGCATTCATGTGCTGTTGTGGTCTTTCCATAGGTATCTGGTTAGCCACTGTGAAACAAAATCCCAGACAAGAGGACCTATGGTTTGTTTCAGCACAGATGTTTTTATGTTCTGATATgctctttctctcattttcttaGGCAAATTCAGACAACCAATCAAAGTTGACTGAAGGAGACACTGAACTGGAggcaaagaaaaatcagaatatgGAAAGCAGTTCTATGTTGGAATTTCTAAGTGATGTACCTTTTGCTCTTGCACCACATGTTTTGGCAGTACAAGATACCTGTAATGATTTCTCAAGACAACTGTTTTCCTGTGATGTCAATGACAATTTAGCAAGATTTTGGTATGATTTTACACTTGAAAATTCAGTGTTATGTGAGTCCTAAAGttgagttatttaaaataaaaatatacccagatcacttgaaataaaatatgctgATGTTATCTGTCATGTAACTCTGCTTGTTTGTGTCTACTGCTAGTCTGACAGAACATTACTATTTTCTGTCTTTGTCATGTTTTGTACAATGTTTTAAAACAGCTAAGCCAAACTTCAAAACTCAATtacaataataatgaaaataagccAGTAGAAGTTTCATATAAGCTTCCAGAAGTTGATATTAACTTGGCCCGTGTTTTATCAAAGGAAAGTAAGCTAAATATTACATTGTATTCTGATTTATAAATAAGCAACCTATGCTATGATGATTAATACATTAGCTAATTTTGTTATAGCACCTTTTGTTGAGGAATTCCTTACAACCTCAGGCCCATCTAAATTTATACATCCTTAGTGCAGAATGAATTGATATCAAATATCTGAGCTTGGTTTTGGAGTTTTGATTCATATTTCTTGGGAATGTAGTTTTTGATTTGCTGTTCTGGTTCTATATTCTTGATTTCTATGTTCATTTTTTCCATTGCAAGCTTCTGCTGCAACTACTAGAGTGAAATTGGAGtgaatgcatatactgtacattatgtCAGTCTGCCTGTCTGTGTACACATGATGGGTGCATGGATGTGTATGCATGTGGGTATATAATATACACAAgtaggtactgtatataaattgatTTACCACCAGTAAGATAAACATGTATATTTAAAGTATATCAGTATTGATTTACCACCAGTAAGATAAACATGTATATTTAAAGTATATCAGTATAGCTTTTCACAAAATACTATTATGTCATCCTTCTCCATCTTTGTGCCCTTCACTTATCTCAcgctttctatttattttatgcaaCAAAGAACATTCAAGAAGTTAAAAGTGGATAATATTGTATAAAGTGCAACacttacatttttaaacaacaaattaaagctTAATGAGGCAGAACCATGTTGTCCAGTCTTTCAGTTATGTGATAAAGTAATTCAAAGGCTAAGAATGCACAATTTCTTCAAGCTAGCCTTTGGTATCAGGGATACAATATTCTTTCCAAGAAGACATAGGAACTTTTTCTGCAATAATCCAAGCTTAATAGCTCCAATGTTCTTCACTGATAGACAAATTCAATTTTTTGGGAATATAATTTAACAACACATTCTTAAATCTCTTCCCCAAACCTTATTTACAATATTAAAAATTTTCAACCTGTATGGGACATGACTAAATCACACATACCTTCAAATTCATTGCACTTCCAATATAGATAAGTAGATaactctttttaaatatttattgagGAGTCTTAACAGGTCTGAAAAAAAATTACGAATTAGTCTCATCTTACATTTATAAGAAACATACTCATTTTTAAAGATCTGAGACTATTACCTTGATAGAATTGGAAACTCCAATTCTGTATTCCAAATTAATtaccaatatttatttttgtaaaattgtTCAATTATTAACCCCTTTAAAATATCCAGTGAAGAGTCAAATAGACACCAAAAAGAATCTTTGATAAATTAAGAAACACAATTATGCAAGAGAATATGTTAAATCTCAAAGTGTGGACATTATAAGCTGCACGCTTACGATCTCCAAGTACAATTCACTGAAAAGAGTGTTATATCCGAATATAATGCTAATCATATTATGAATATACTATTGAAATAATTAGGAACCACATATGATTAGCCTTAaccccatagctggctggggaattctggggcttgaagtgcacacatcttcaagctgctgaagttgaaaaacactggtttagatagcTGCAGAAATAAGCCAGCTAATGTATTTGATGACCTAATAGGAAacctgccatttccttctccttgtCATTCCTATGGCAGATGAGAAGACATTTTAAATAGACCAACTTACATATACATGGAAACTGGGTAAAGGAATGTAGACCTGGCCGTGGGAATGGAGAAGGAATGAGCTAACTGTTACGAAGAAATGTTCAatttcagtcctgagaaagaaggaagtatgagataatttttttaaaaaccaccttTGCCTTGCTTTTGTTTAGTATAGAATGGAAAACTCccaacaggctttcaagattctgttattccaccataaaacaataaaatagtattcCTGAAATCCATGCTATGCCAGGTTCTGGACTTTGCCTATCTTGAAGGACTGCAAGTTACttgag includes:
- the UMAD1 gene encoding UBAP1-MVB12-associated (UMA)-domain containing protein 1, with the translated sequence MFSLFRKNQDTKKVVVTDKEADGFVLLGNTINEERNNSADKTSLAVTGTQFDQTSQANSDNQSKLTEGDTELEAKKNQNMESSSMLEFLSDVPFALAPHVLAVQDTCNDFSRQLFSCDVNDNLARFWYDFTLENSVLCES